Part of the Procambarus clarkii isolate CNS0578487 chromosome 79, FALCON_Pclarkii_2.0, whole genome shotgun sequence genome, tatatatatatatatatatttatatatatatatataacctatatatatatatatatatttatatacatatttatatatatatatatatatatatatttatatatatatatatatttatatatatatatatatttatatatatatattatatatatatatttatatatatatatatatatattatatatatatatatatttatatatatatttatatatatatatatatttatatatatatatatatttatatatatatatatatttatatatatatatatatttatatatatatatatttatatatatatatatatttatatatatatatatatttatatatatatatatatatatatttatatatatatatatatttatatatatatatatatatttatatatatatatatatttatatatatatatttatatatatatatatattatatatatatatatatatatttatatatatatatatatttatatatatatatatatatatttatatatatatatatttatatatatatattaggttaggtttggtagggttggttagttatcatatatctacgtataactagctagttttacctttatatatataatatttatatatatatatattatataaaaagtttgtgaggaagacctctggtgccaatgtggggacccatagcataggagaagaaaataaaaagtattcagaggagaccttgtggtcactcactaaacactaatattatcttctaccaccccccattcttttgtatgtacacatatatttgctttatttgaactttgttacaaagagggagttacatataggttacaaagatggttatcatatatatattatttatatatatatattatttatatatattatttatatatatatattatttatatatatatattatttatatataaatatattatttatatataaatatatatatatataatatatatactattacactacattcttatgtattacactaaatatatatatatatatatatatatatatatatatatatatatattatataaattatttatatatatattatatatataattatataggtcatatgtttttgtatttttgctgatttgttagtaaataataaaagaaatataaattatttgatttttttacccttaaattggttttaatatttaaattgaaaacactaatataatataaaaaatttattatttaaaatatttaaaatatttaaatatatttaaaaataaatattttttattttcaagaaatttaactttaaacacaaagatgtgaaaatggttcagataaggctcaaacctttcacaagagattcatattggtgtatgaatggattatgaatgactcatgttaggagtgtaagttgccacaacatctcaaattagtgttagatacatatgtcttggttataagttttggaaacctatttaagtccacacacaatatcgtatctgatacgataaaacaaacgtttccaatactttcaaatactttccagatatgttgtggcaacctaaaattgtttgctgggcacaCACTTATTGTGGACATTGGTGTTGTGGTCCTTATGTTTGTTGTGGACATTGGTGCTGTGGTCCGCACGTTTGATGTGGGCAATGGTGCTAGAGATTAACACAATTATTATAGACATTGGTGCTGGTGTCCGCACGTTTGATGTGGGCAATGGTGCTAGAGATTAACACAATTATTATAGACATTGGTGCTGGGGTCCACACGTTTGATGTGGGCAATGGTGCTAGAGATTAACACATTTATTAGATTAACACATTTATTATAGACATTGGTGCTGTGGTCCACACATTCAATGTGGACTTTGAGCTGTGGTCCACATGTTTATTGTGGACTTTGGTGATTTGGTCTTCTCGTTTATTAGGGACGTTGGTGATGCGTGTTACAAACCTTACCTCTTATGGAAGTTAGTTTCTattataaattaattattaatacAAAGGAGAATATTTTCTTGAAAGTAATCTGCAGGTGTCAACTGGGAGGCTGCAGGTGTCAACTGGGAGGCTGCAGGTGTCAACTGGGAGGCTGCAGGTGTCAACTGGGAGGCTGCAGGTGTCAACTGGGAGGCTGCAGGTGTCAACTGGGAGGCTGCAGGTGTCAACTGGGAGGCTGCAGGTGTCAACTGGGAGGCTGCAGGTGTCAACtgggaggctgtaggtgtcaactGGGAGGCTGCAGGTGTCAACTGGGAGGCTGCAGGTGTCAACTGGGAGGCTGCAGGTGTCAACTGGGAGGCTGCAGGTGTCAACTGGGAGGCTGCAGGTGTCAACtgggaggctgtaggtgtcaactGGGAGGCTGCAGGTGTCAACTGGGAGGCTGCAGGTGTCAACTGGGAGGCTGCAGGTGTCAACTGGGAGGCTGCAGGTGTCAACTGGGAGGCTGCAGGTGACAACTGGGAGGCTGCAGGTGACAACTGGGAGGCTGCAGGTGTCAACTGGGAGGCTGCAGGTGTCAACTGGGAGGCTGCAGGTGTCAACTGGGAGGCTGCAGGTGTCAACTGGGAGGCTGCAGGTGTCAACTGGGAGGCTGCAGGTGTCAACtgggaggctgtaggtgtcaactGGGAGGCTGCAGGTGTCAACTGGGAGGCTGCAGGTGTCAACTGGGAGGCTGCAGGTGTCAACTGGGAGGCTGCAGGTGTCAACTGGGAGGCTGCAGGTGTCAACTGGGAGGCTGCAGGTGACAACTGGGAGGCTGCAGGTGACAACTGGGAGGCTGCAGGTGACAACTGGGAGGCTGCAGGTGTCAACTGGGAGGCT contains:
- the LOC138357704 gene encoding golgin subfamily A member 6-like protein 2, whose translation is MVLEINTIIIDIGAGVRTFDVGNGVNWEAAGVNWEAAGVNWEAAGVNWEAAGVNWEAAGVNWEAAGVNWEAAGVNWEAAGVNWEAVGVNWEAAGVNWEAAGVNWEAAGVNWEAAGVNWEAAGVNWEAVGVNWEAAGVNWEAAGVNWEAAGVNWEAAGVNWEAAGDNWEAAGDNWEAAGVNWEAAGVNWEAAGVNWEAAGVNWEAAGVNWEAAGVNWEAVGVNWEAAGVNWEAAGVNWEAAGVNWEAAGVNWEAAGVNWEAAGDNWEAAGDNWEAAGDNWEAAGVNWEAAGDYYYSAIKILKYL